From the genome of Anomalospiza imberbis isolate Cuckoo-Finch-1a 21T00152 chromosome 18, ASM3175350v1, whole genome shotgun sequence:
GGCGATGCCCATGTGGACGTGAACGGCATCCACTTCCGCAAGGACCCGCTCGAGGGCCGCGTGGGCCGAGGTGAGGGCGGGGGACACGCCGCGGCCGGGGGGTTTCGGCGGGACAGCCCGCGGGGTCCCGCTCGGCTCGGCTCCGCTGGGGCTGCGAGGTCCCGCTGTGCTGGCGGGGTCCGGGACCCGCGCGCCCCCGGCGCCGTCCTGCCCGCTGCAGCCCCGGCGGGTCTGTGGGTGTCCCTGCAGGACGGCGGGGGCTCCTCTCCCCCAGCCGCTCGGGGACGGTCGTGGCCCGAAGGCAGCGCCGGCACTTGTCACCAGCGGGACCGCGGCCACCCTTGTTCTCCCGCCGGGCCCAGCTGGGGCCGCATCGCCCGTCCCCGTGGCGGTGCGGGCCCGGGGCCCCAGAGGCGGCGGGATGAGCCCTACGGGATGGTGTTCCTGCCCTCGGCCTGCGGGGTTGTGTAATGCCGGAGGGGAAGTGGCTCCGCGAGGGATGGAGTGGGATTTCGGCTGGAAAGGCGGCGGGAGCGGAcaagctgccagccctgccgcGTGCGCCCGCTggtctctttttctctcccgtTTTCCACTGAAGAGCCCGTGTTCCACAGCAGGATCCGCCGGTTCACAGCCCAGTGCGCAGCGCGCTCGGTGCAGTGGGAACAAGCTTTTCCAGCCCTCTGCAGCCGGATCTGGGTCGCGCACGATGTGGGCTGATGCTTGCAGCTTTCTGGACCCGACAGCGAAGAGCACAGGCTGCTCGCTGGAGCCCTAGTGCTGAGCCCGGCATGGGGAAGGTACAGCCGGCTGCTCTGCTCCATGCCCCAGTCCGTGGCTGGGTGTTCAAGGGCAGGCACACGAGGAGAAGTAGAGGCAGATGGGAAATCGTTTGCTGCTCTGACTACCAAGTCAGTAAAATCTTCAGCCTACTAATTGCACTTGGATTACCTTTTCCTACTTCCCCCAAGACCACCACAGTCTGAATTGTGCATGTTTCTGATAATTGGTGTACCAAGACTTAGTCGATGCACTAATATATTGAAAAGCtagctgtgctgagctgctctgctgtcagTTTCGGGTGAGTGGTGGAATGTGGAGATGAGCTCTCTGTTGACTTTTGAGTCTAACTTTGCTGTTTCCATGTAGGATGATGAGGATTTTCCTGTGCTATACAGCTGGAACTGTTATTGCTTGTCCTGCATGAGTGCCATATCAAATGGAGAGCCTTTTGGGCACACTGGATACAGTGGAGGTCACATTTAAATTCTAATACGGTTTTTCACACCCAtggaagctgctgctccagTTGCACAGGGTGACCTGATCACTGTAGGTCAGCTTCCCTTCATAGACTTCTCACATGTGTGACTTGAATGTCCTTGTGGACTTGAACTATTTATTTCTGAgttgaagaggaaaaaagggtCTTTTTCAATCACATTGTGACATGCACTTCCTTTGTGGAAAGCCCGTGGTGTTTTCTCTGAGCAGCAGGCTGTTACAGTAATCCTGCATCAGCCAGTGGTGCCAGGCGCAGTGGAGACTTTACCCCTTTGAGCTCTCAGCTGCCTTTCCCTCAATGGCTTTTTATTGCACCATTGTTCGTTTACTCTGGGCTCCTCTCTGTGTTGATAGACATGTAAGGGCTATAGCAGAAATGTATGGCTGACTGGGAGGAAATGACCTAGGGATAGTAATTCTCAGCTGTACTGCCTCTGAGCAAtttaaaacctcttttttttttttttcaagcctCAATTCAGCCGCTGTGCCCTAAGGGACTGACTGTGCTGATGGCAATTACAGAATAGGCAGGTGCCAAACATAGTTGAGTTACAGCTTGGTGTGTACTGCTTGCTCCCAGTGAGCACCCAGTGTGCTGTAAAATCCATCTTGCTTCCACAGCTCTGTCAGCAGAGCTCTGACATGCAGAGCTGGTGACAGGTCTTCCTCTCCAGTTACCTTCTTGGCCATTAAAGGACTTTCTTCCTGTGCAGGCTTTCCTTTAATAGGAGCTGCCTTCTGTAGAGTCCTTGGTTTGCTATTGCTGTAATCTGTAGCTGGCCAGAAATATCTGTGTGGGAGGACAGGTTAAACTTTTCGCCCTCTGTATTTCTGGTGGTTAGAGTCCTCAGTCTTTATGCTCAAGTTTGAGTGGTAAAGAGAAGTGGAAGATtgcctgagcagctctgtgtgaAATGGGAGACTAAGAGCTGGCATTAATTTCCTCTCGTTTGCATTGGCTCTGTCTTTGGCAAAGTGCACTGGGTTAGTAGTTCTTGCTTTGTCTTGGCCAGTGCAGTGTCTGTTCCCATGGAAATGGGGGTGGGAGAGGTAAGTGTCAGCAGAGAACTTCGTCTGGATCAACTTCTGCCTGAAGTGCCGGTGGACGGATGGTGTCCACAGTCTTGTCTCCTGCCCCTGCTTTGCTGGGGAATTGTTTGATGTGCAGCCCTGGAGGCATTGCATCAGTTTGCATTTATACAGGAACCCTGATACAGTAGCATACCAAGTGGGGTTAAAGTTTTTGGGGGCTGCTGTAGGGGTGGTTAAACACTGAAAATAGGCAAATTTTGTTATTTCTCTGATTTTGTCAGTTGTTGTCCTGTTTGGACCCTTCTCAGGGGCTCTTTGCATTCCTTCAGACAGCTCCCATTTCATCTGGGTGGCTCTGAGAACAtcagctgatggagctgctggtgctcttGTGTATCTTTTTTGTTTCCTCCATCCCATCTTCATGCTGACAGGTATTGTGGGGCTGTGGTGAGAAAAGGGCTTTGTAAGATGCCTAATGCTTTTTGTCCTTCTGCCATTCCCCAGGTTATTTCCTGAGGGGGATGAGTCTCTAAAATCCAGTGCTATCGACTGCCAACTTCATATCTGTTGTATCAATGAGTCGAGTCAGTGCTGTGCTAGCTGTTTTAGTTCTGTACTTGGAGtctgaaatttgaaaatattgtaaaaatatTCTAGGTGTTTTCACTCTTTAAAGCAAGAGCCAATGGCCAAGTCCTTTGGCTTTGTGTAATGTTGTTGAAACaggcttttctttctgaaatggtGAGAGTGAGCTTACTGTGTCTTAGACTGCAGCAGGTCTCCAGACCTGTTTTCCTACATTTCTTGGATTCTGGGGCTTTGGCTTCTTGTGCTTCTGCTCTGGTAGTGCTGCCACCTGGTCAGAGCAAGCAGGGGAGACAGGTCTGATGGGTTGTAAGTGCTAATGCCACTTATGGAATTAGGCGCTTCAAGAATATATAAAGTGTTTCTTCCTCAGAATGTAACCCTTCTTCTCACTCTTTTGTGCTCAAAACCCAGCTTCTGACTATGGTATGAAACTGCCAATCCTGCGGTCCAACGCAGAAGACCAGATTCTGTACCAGACAGAGCGTTACAATGAGGAAACCTTTGGCTATGAAGTTCCCATCAAAGAGGAGGGTGACTATGTGCTGGTGTTGAAGTTTGCAGAGGTCTATTTTGCACAGTCTCAACAGAAGGTAAGCAATAGCTCCTTGTGTGTCTCTGATGCAAGTTCCTGGCTAAGACTGTGTGTGCTCAGGTTACCTCTGCTGCTTTGCATGCTGGAGGAAGGAGTCAGTTAACTTAGGTCCCAACCTCTCCCAGGCTCTGAACCTTTAGAGCTCTCTTCCACATTCTAGCTATACAGTTGGACTGGAAAAGTTAATTACAAAGCATTCAAACAAACACGTGCAACTAAACATAACTAGCAATAGAGTTTTACAACCTGTTTAGGCTGTGCTGGCTttgagaagtttttttcctttttcttgaatACTTGCTTCTGACTGGACAGCATAGTTATGCTGGAGGAAGTATGGCATGGATTGAAGCAGGGAGGTGGTCTGGGTTAAATACCCTgctgaaaacaattttttacaAACATAATAAGACTTGATACTGGTTCAGTCTGATCCTGAAAGCAGAGTTAAATTCatctgctttttgctttttagagAAGAATAATCCTTGTCCACTTTTGAAATCCCTCATGTACAGAAGTGGAAACAGAAGCAAGCAGAACTCAAAGCCCTGTGATAAATTGGGGTAGGAGTGGTTTGTGTTTTAGTCTGGCTTTCTTCTGATTCTATCAGCTTCTTTAGGGCTGATCTCCTTAAGCACTGTGCTGCCTTCCTGCCAGAGAAGTATTTCAGGGAGCAGAACTGGTGGGGCTAGCTTACAGAACGGATGCAAAAAGCAGCCTTGGATTAAACTGAAGGGCTGAGGCATCTTTGGTTCCTCTTCCTTCATGTGGTTCTGCTGGGATTCCCCAGGTGCTGCGTGAAGTTTGAGTCATTAACAGCCCTGAGGAGGACTTTCACTCTGAATTCACAGATGTGGTTAGCAGTTAAACATTTTACCTCCTTCAAACCCTGTGTTCTCCACCAGCTTGtttcctcttctctcttctGCTGCAGGCTGTTAGTTAGAAATGGCTTCAATCCCTAGGGTGTGGTGTGTCACAGCCACCCCAGGGTGGTAAGAGCAGATCTTCAGACAGAAGAAGAGTTGTGAAAGAGAAGCATGAATAAGCCGGAATAAAACTGTGCTGTCCTCAGGTCTGAACAGCAGATTTAGGGGCTGTTTTAAAAGGAGAAGGCAGATTTCGGGGTATTTGAAAGCATTATTAATGCTTTAGTGTCTTTACCTGGCTGCTTTTGGGCTTTGAAGCCTTCCCAAAGGAGTGTTACAATGCTTTCTGGTCCTGGGTGCATAAAAAGCAGAGACTTTTCCTGTTCTGTTCCCATTTCAACTGTCACGTGCCTGAATCTGCTCTGACTCTCTGTCATTTCTTCCACCCTGAAGGTATTTGATGTTCGCTTGAATGGCCACGTGGTGGTGAAAGACTTGGACATTTTTGACAGAGTtggacacagcacagctcacGATGAGATCATTCCCATGAGTATCAAAAAGGGAAAACTGAGTGTCCAGGGGGAGGTTTCAACATTCACAGGAAAGCTCCACATTGAGTTTGTAAAGGT
Proteins encoded in this window:
- the MLEC gene encoding malectin isoform X1, whose translation is MVGAGTRGAPLLPPVLLLPLLLLLRGAAGGIADSVVWAVNAGGDAHVDVNGIHFRKDPLEGRVGRASDYGMKLPILRSNAEDQILYQTERYNEETFGYEVPIKEEGDYVLVLKFAEVYFAQSQQKVFDVRLNGHVVVKDLDIFDRVGHSTAHDEIIPMSIKKGKLSVQGEVSTFTGKLHIEFVKGYYDNPKICALYILQGTVEDVPKLQPHPGLEKKEEDDDEDDYDDGSSVKKQANKNRVQSGPRTPNPYASDNSSLMFPILVAFGVFIPTLFCLCRL